A genomic segment from Gorilla gorilla gorilla isolate KB3781 chromosome 3, NHGRI_mGorGor1-v2.1_pri, whole genome shotgun sequence encodes:
- the LOC134756371 gene encoding MORN repeat-containing protein 5-like isoform X1, whose product MGDCEPPRTGTASALITVESVLYSASWTISIVPDKMMEGKAKYILPTETIYVGEMKDGMFHGEGTLYLPSGSQYDAIWENGLAIKGTYTFVDGLHYDEKNWHYCDGYDRRFYTEILNGLKPAGMAQLTNMDPPRKIPRGYYDCADGFYNPVTRVVKGYRNRFLRNTGRFLPTLQHVFSSPTYKYVHLYVQMYAHT is encoded by the exons ATGGGAG actgtgagcccCCGAGGACAGGGACTGCATCTGCCTTGATCACTGTTGAATCTGTGTTGTATTCAGCAAGTTGGACCATCAGCATAGTCCCTGACAAAAT GATGGAGGGCAAAGCCAAGTACATCCTCCCTACCGAAACAATATATGTTGGGGAAATGAAGGATGGCATGTTTCACGGCGAAGGAACCCTGTACCTCCCCAGTGGAAGCCAATACGACGCCATTTGGGAAAACGGATTGGCCATAAAG GGCACATATACCTTCGTAGATGGGCTGCACTATGATGAGAAGAACTGGCATTACTGCGACGGCTATGATCGGAGGTTTTACACAGAGATCCTCAATGGCTTGAAGCCTGCAG GTATGGCTCAACTCACCAATATGGACCCACCTAGAAAAATCCCCAGGGGCTATTACGATTGTGCAGATGGCTTCTATAACCCAGTCACGAGGGTAGTCAAGGGCTATAGGAACCGCTTTCTAAGAAACACAGGTAGGTTTCTTCCGACACTGCAGCACGTTTTCTCTTCACCCACATATAAGTATGTGCATCTGTATGTACAAATGTATGCACACACTTGA
- the LOC134756371 gene encoding MORN repeat-containing protein 5-like isoform X2 — protein sequence MEYTGSKYIGEYVDGRMEGKAKYILPTETIYVGEMKDGMFHGEGTLYLPSGSQYDAIWENGLAIKGTYTFVDGLHYDEKNWHYCDGYDRRFYTEILNGLKPAGMAQLTNMDPPRKIPRGYYDCADGFYNPVTRVVKGYRNRFLRNTGRFLPTLQHVFSSPTYKYVHLYVQMYAHT from the exons ATGGAGTACACAGGGAGCAAATATATCGGGGAATATGTAGATGGGAG GATGGAGGGCAAAGCCAAGTACATCCTCCCTACCGAAACAATATATGTTGGGGAAATGAAGGATGGCATGTTTCACGGCGAAGGAACCCTGTACCTCCCCAGTGGAAGCCAATACGACGCCATTTGGGAAAACGGATTGGCCATAAAG GGCACATATACCTTCGTAGATGGGCTGCACTATGATGAGAAGAACTGGCATTACTGCGACGGCTATGATCGGAGGTTTTACACAGAGATCCTCAATGGCTTGAAGCCTGCAG GTATGGCTCAACTCACCAATATGGACCCACCTAGAAAAATCCCCAGGGGCTATTACGATTGTGCAGATGGCTTCTATAACCCAGTCACGAGGGTAGTCAAGGGCTATAGGAACCGCTTTCTAAGAAACACAGGTAGGTTTCTTCCGACACTGCAGCACGTTTTCTCTTCACCCACATATAAGTATGTGCATCTGTATGTACAAATGTATGCACACACTTGA